In Rattus norvegicus strain BN/NHsdMcwi chromosome 1, GRCr8, whole genome shotgun sequence, a genomic segment contains:
- the Scgb1d2l1 gene encoding prostatic steroid-binding protein C1-like, whose translation MRLSLCLQTILVVCCYEANANHVCEAVKHEIITFILKREEELKTELENYDAPLESIEAKLKVKRCVDQMSYEDRCRVSGALVWSLYFSLSEVNLSFCGGHMSGWNHGTSMVQEHTADQSSVVNSAWGICLLLEFHPRINTPVAF comes from the exons ATGAGGCTGAGCCTATGTCTTCAGACCATTCTGGTTGTTTGTTGCTATGAAG CTAATGCCAACCATGTCTGTGAAGCTGTTAAGCATGAAATCATAACCTTCATACTAAAGAGGGAAGAAGAACTGAAGACAGAGCTTGAGAACTATGATGCACCACTAGAGTCCATTGAAGCAAAACTGAAGGTGAAGAGATGTGTAGACCAGATGAGCTATGAAGACAGATGTCGAGTATCAGGAGCGCTGGTATGGTCACTTTACTTTTCACTCTCAGAAGTTAACTTGTCATTCTGTGGGGGACATATGAGTGGGTGGAATCATGGGACATCCATGGTTCAGGAACACACTGCTGATCAGAGTTCAGTTGTAAACAGTGCCTGGGGTATCTGCCTCCTTCTAGAGTTTCACCCTAGAATCAACACTCCTGTGGCTTTCTAA